Proteins encoded together in one Actinomycetota bacterium window:
- a CDS encoding GNAT family N-acetyltransferase, which yields MGNRIRSERLCLRQLEGAEARALLQGKADPERPWMAGYPMQGTLIAVEAFVRALDNGADPGAYGVYQLVRSGDAVVVGDIGFHGPPDGGGSVTVGYGLAPGARGQGYATEALRAVVAWALAQPEVAAVEADTTHANLPSQRVMERAGMRLVRRSEQLRFYRVP from the coding sequence ATGGGGAACCGGATCCGGAGCGAGCGGCTGTGCCTGCGGCAGCTGGAGGGGGCGGAGGCGCGGGCGCTGCTGCAGGGGAAGGCCGACCCGGAGCGGCCCTGGATGGCCGGGTATCCGATGCAGGGGACGCTGATCGCGGTGGAGGCGTTCGTGCGGGCGCTCGACAACGGGGCCGACCCGGGGGCGTACGGGGTGTACCAGCTGGTGCGGTCGGGCGACGCCGTGGTGGTGGGGGACATCGGGTTCCACGGGCCGCCGGACGGCGGGGGGTCGGTGACGGTCGGGTACGGGCTGGCGCCGGGGGCGCGGGGGCAGGGGTACGCGACCGAGGCGCTGCGGGCGGTGGTCGCCTGGGCGCTGGCCCAGCCGGAGGTGGCGGCGGTGGAGGCCGACACGACCCACGCCAACCTGCCGTCGCAGCGGGTGATGGAGCGGGCCGGGATGCGGCTGGTGCGCCGCAGCGAGCAGCTGCGCTTCTACCGGGTTCCTTGA